In Streptomyces nojiriensis, the sequence CAGTTCGGCGTTGTCGTCGACCTGGTCCCAGTCGAACCAGGAGAGCTCGTTGTCCTGGCAGTAGGTGTTGTTGTTGCCCTGCTGGGTGCGCGCGACCTCGTCCCCGGCCAGCAGCATCGGGATGCCCTGGCTGGTGAAGAGGATCGCGAGGGCGTTCTTCATCTGCCGGGTGCGCAGCGCGTTGATCTCCGGATCGTCGGTCGGTCCCTCGGCGCCGCAGTTCCAGCTGTTGTTGTCGTTGGCACCGTCGTTGTTGTTCTCGCCGTTGGCCTCGTTGTGCTTGTCGTTGTAGGAGACCAGGTCGGCGAGGGTGAAACCGTCGTGCGCGGTCAGGAAGTTGACCGAGGCCGCGGTGCCGCGGGTGGCGTACAGGTCGGGCGAGCCGGCGATCCGGGTGGCCAGTTCGCCCGTGACACCGGGGTCGCCCTTGAGGAAGCTGCGCACGGTGTCGCGGTACTTGCCGTTCCACTCGGCCCAGCGGCCGTACGCCGGGAAGTTGCCGACCTCGTAGAGGCCGCCGGCGTCCCAGGCCTCGGCGATCAGCTTGGTGTGCCGCAGGACCGGGTCGTAGGCGAGCAGTTCCAGCAGCGGCGGGTTGGGCAGCGGGGTGCCGTCCAGGGCCCGGCCGAGGATGGCCGCCAGGTCGAAGCGGAAGCCGTCGATGTGGTAGTCGGCGACCCAGTGGCGCAGGCAGTCGAGCACGTAGTTGCGCACGACGGGGTGGTTGCAGTTGACGGTGTTGCCGGTGCCGCTGAAGTTGAAGTAGTACCCCTCGGGCGTGAGCATGTAGTACGTGGCGTTGTCGAGCCCCTTGAAGGAGATCGTCGGGCCCTGCTCGTTGCCCTCGGCGGTGTGGTTGAAGACGACGTCGAGGATGACCTCGATGCCGGCCGCGTGCAGGTCCTTGATCAGGGTGCGGAACTCGTCGCCCTGCATGCCGTAGCGTCCGGTGGCCGCGTAGCCGGCCTTGGGCGCGAAGAACGAGACGGTGTTGTAGCCCCAGTAGTCGAAGAGCTGCTCGCCCGTCTCCGGGTTGGTGCGCGGATTGTCGCTCTCGTCGAACTCGAACACCGGGAGCAGTTCGATGCAGTTGATCCCGAGTTCCTTCAGGTACGGGATCTTCTCGCGCAGCCCCGCGAAGGTGCCGGGTGCGGTGACCTGCGAGGAGGGGTGCCGGGTGAAGCCGCGCACGTGGGTCTCGTACACGACGAGGTCCTCGGCGGGGATGCCCAGCGGGGTGTCGTCGCCCCAGTCGAAGTCCTGGAGGCAGACGCGGGAGCGGTACTGGTAGCCGCGGCTGCGGTCCGGCTCCACGCCCCACACGTCCCGGCCGGCGATCAGCCGGGCGTACGGGTCGGAGAGCACCTGCCGGGCGTCGAAGCGGTGGCCGGTGACCGGGTCGTAGGGGCCGTCGGCCCGGTACCCGTACTCGATGTTCTCGTGGTCGAGGCCGAAGACGGTCATGGCGAAGACGCTGCCGGTGCGGAATTCCTCGGGGAACTCCAGTTCGGCCATCGGCTCGGGTTCTCCGCGCTTGAAGATGACCAGGGTCATGGAGGTGGCCTGGTCGGAGAAGACGGAGAAGCTGACCCCGCCGGGGACCACGTTGGCCCCGAAGGGGAACGGTTTGCCCGCGCGGACGCGGTACCCGCCCACCTCGTGGGTCGGGTACGCGTCGACGCGCAGCACCTGCTCGGACCGGGTCTCGGTCATCGCGCGGCCTTGACCTTGGCCTTGGCCGCCGCGGCGACGGCCTCGCCGGTCTCGAAGAAGTCGAGGAACCCGGTGGCCGACATGACGAACCGGACTTCCTCGCTCACCCCGTAGAGGGTGACCGCGACGCCGGCGTGCTGCGCCTCGCGGTAGACCACGAGCAGGGTGCGCAGGCCCGCGCTGGAGACGTAGGTGACCGCCGTGAGGTCGATCTTCAGCGGCTTGCCCTCGCGGACCAGCGGCAGCAGTGCCTGGAGCAGCGAGCCGGATGTCTCGCTGTTGATCTCACCGGTGGCGACGAGCACGGTGCCCGTCTTGTTCCGGCGTTCCTTGACGTTGAGAGTCATTGCATTCCCCTCTGGTTGGGGCGCCCCCCGTTGAGCGCTACTTCTTGGCCACTGGACGCAGCCGGACCTTGACCTTCACTCGGCTCTGCACGTCGGGCAGCCGGACGGTGAGGGCATCGGCGTCGAAGTCGGTGTACGGCTTCTCGTCGATCTCCACGGACGCGATCCGCACCGAACCGGCGGGAAGCAGGTCGGGCGAGACGCGCAGGACGCGGTCGGGCAGGTTCGTCGGGTCGGGCTGGAAGTGGAAGTCCATCTCCCGGCCGTTGATGAGCAGGTTGTTGTAGACGGCGGAGAGGTAGCAGAGCTCCGCCGAGTGGTACATGGACATCGAGTGGCTGCCCTTGAGCCGCTCGGTGCCGAGCAGGTACGGCGTACCGCTCGCGAGCACGTTGAAGTAGACGGCTCCCTCGTCGTGGTCGAGGAAGAAGGTGTTGTAGAAGGCCTGGGCCTGCCGGGCCTCGCGCAGGTTCGCGTCGCCGCCGACCGTGCCGTTCAGGATGAGGTAGGCGAGGATCGCCTGCTCCTGCTGCCACCAGGCCTTGCGGTCGTGCCAGGCGAACCGGTAGGCCTCCTGGTCGCCCTCCTTCACGCGCTCCACGACGTCGTACCAGCCGCCGCGCTGCACGTCGCTGCCGACCGCCGGCATGATCTCGCCGATCTTCTTGGCGAGCTGCTCGTACTCCGGCTTGGCCTTCAGCGAGTTCATCCGCATCAGGTTCCAGGCGATCTTCAGGTTGTGGCCGACCACCGCGCGGTTCTGCTGCCAGCTGTGCGCGGTGTCGTGCGACCAGTCGCGGAAGAAGCGCTCCTGGACGAAGGGGCTGTTCTTGTAGTCCGGGAACTTGTCCGCGATGGTGTCGAAGGTGTACTCGAGGAAGTCGGCGTACTTCTGGTCGCCGGTCGCCAGGTACAGGTTGATCAGGTAGGCGGGCGCGTGGTCGCCGACCGAGTTCCAGTTCTTGCGCTCGGCGTTCTCGCCGAGGGACTCGTGGTCGGCGCTGAAGAGGATCGGGTCGATGTGCGAGTAGTAGCCGCCCTGCTCCGGGTCGAAGAAGAACTTGTCGAACAGCCTGATGGTGGCGTCCGCGTCGTTCTTGATCCGGACGTCACCGGTGACCCGGTACGTCTGGATGGGGCCGGCCAGCGCGTAGATCTGCTCGTACATCGGGATCGCGTCGTAGTCGTCGGAGAACTCCGAGGTGAAGAGCTTGCGCTCGCTGTCCCCGTCGACGCTGATGCCGTGGTACCAGAAGACCACGTCCTCCTCGCTGTCCACGACCCGCATGTGCTTGCGCAGGTACTCGGTGCCGCGCTCGGCGACCTCCAGGTACTCGTCCTTGCCGGTCAGCAGGTAGGCCGAGGCCATGCCGTAGACCAGG encodes:
- a CDS encoding AGE family epimerase/isomerase, which codes for MADAVTFSFSDTIAGYVTRFDSGARLLRLKTSDGREFDVSLAGDPSAELVRNLDEPYIDASGHIDEMLSPGRFLFVYGVHYPERGGSFDAKRLVFLGRGSEDYRFEEPSWWIKQIESLADFYKRAQFGDGPVDFTEYRTEIRLGGDKTASHVQETDTISRLVYGMASAYLLTGKDEYLEVAERGTEYLRKHMRVVDSEEDVVFWYHGISVDGDSERKLFTSEFSDDYDAIPMYEQIYALAGPIQTYRVTGDVRIKNDADATIRLFDKFFFDPEQGGYYSHIDPILFSADHESLGENAERKNWNSVGDHAPAYLINLYLATGDQKYADFLEYTFDTIADKFPDYKNSPFVQERFFRDWSHDTAHSWQQNRAVVGHNLKIAWNLMRMNSLKAKPEYEQLAKKIGEIMPAVGSDVQRGGWYDVVERVKEGDQEAYRFAWHDRKAWWQQEQAILAYLILNGTVGGDANLREARQAQAFYNTFFLDHDEGAVYFNVLASGTPYLLGTERLKGSHSMSMYHSAELCYLSAVYNNLLINGREMDFHFQPDPTNLPDRVLRVSPDLLPAGSVRIASVEIDEKPYTDFDADALTVRLPDVQSRVKVKVRLRPVAKK
- the glgX gene encoding glycogen debranching protein GlgX: MTETRSEQVLRVDAYPTHEVGGYRVRAGKPFPFGANVVPGGVSFSVFSDQATSMTLVIFKRGEPEPMAELEFPEEFRTGSVFAMTVFGLDHENIEYGYRADGPYDPVTGHRFDARQVLSDPYARLIAGRDVWGVEPDRSRGYQYRSRVCLQDFDWGDDTPLGIPAEDLVVYETHVRGFTRHPSSQVTAPGTFAGLREKIPYLKELGINCIELLPVFEFDESDNPRTNPETGEQLFDYWGYNTVSFFAPKAGYAATGRYGMQGDEFRTLIKDLHAAGIEVILDVVFNHTAEGNEQGPTISFKGLDNATYYMLTPEGYYFNFSGTGNTVNCNHPVVRNYVLDCLRHWVADYHIDGFRFDLAAILGRALDGTPLPNPPLLELLAYDPVLRHTKLIAEAWDAGGLYEVGNFPAYGRWAEWNGKYRDTVRSFLKGDPGVTGELATRIAGSPDLYATRGTAASVNFLTAHDGFTLADLVSYNDKHNEANGENNNDGANDNNSWNCGAEGPTDDPEINALRTRQMKNALAILFTSQGIPMLLAGDEVARTQQGNNNTYCQDNELSWFDWDQVDDNAELLRFTRGMIEFRKHHRELRSTAHPTGQVREHLGLPDISWHGERAWQPDWSAESRLLAVARCGTGDDDVVYVAMNAHWESHDLELPALPGGRSWHLFADTGAEAPYDIRTPGAEQELDNAGKYLIGPRSVVILVGRANASDDLDTP
- a CDS encoding STAS domain-containing protein codes for the protein MTLNVKERRNKTGTVLVATGEINSETSGSLLQALLPLVREGKPLKIDLTAVTYVSSAGLRTLLVVYREAQHAGVAVTLYGVSEEVRFVMSATGFLDFFETGEAVAAAAKAKVKAAR